From Spirosoma aerolatum, one genomic window encodes:
- the lpxB gene encoding lipid-A-disaccharide synthase, which translates to MTYYLIAGERSGDLHGANLIRAICRHDSEATFRAYGGEQMEEAGAVLVRHYRDMAFMGFLEVVKNLGTIRRIMRECQADLLAHQPDVLILIDYAGFNLRMARFAKQHGIRVFYYISPKVWAWNQRRALKIKASVDRLFTILPFETEFFAKYDYKVDYVGNPLLDALADFHPDPLFRQKSGLDDRSIIALLPGSRRQEITSILPTMLQVTRQFPDYQFVVGTVSNLPTSLYDSLLANYPNIKRVNDAAYDLLHVSVAALVTSGTATLETALLTIPQVVCYRTTGISYAIAKRLIAVPFISLVNLIAGYEVVNELIQNDLTPERTVAELKQILPGGSKRAEQLAGYATIQQKMGSAGASERAGQLMVEALT; encoded by the coding sequence ATGACCTATTATTTGATTGCGGGCGAACGATCGGGCGATTTACACGGTGCGAACCTGATTCGGGCTATCTGTCGTCATGATTCAGAGGCCACCTTCCGGGCTTACGGTGGTGAGCAAATGGAAGAGGCTGGTGCTGTGCTGGTACGACATTACCGTGACATGGCCTTTATGGGGTTTCTGGAAGTGGTCAAAAATCTGGGAACTATCCGCCGGATTATGCGGGAATGCCAGGCTGACCTGTTGGCGCACCAACCCGATGTGCTGATTCTGATCGATTATGCCGGTTTCAACCTTCGCATGGCTCGTTTTGCTAAACAGCACGGCATTCGGGTCTTCTACTACATTTCGCCTAAGGTTTGGGCCTGGAATCAGCGCCGGGCCCTAAAAATCAAAGCCAGTGTAGATCGGTTATTTACGATTTTGCCGTTCGAAACTGAGTTTTTTGCCAAATACGACTACAAAGTTGATTATGTAGGTAACCCGCTTCTAGATGCCCTGGCTGATTTTCACCCCGACCCACTATTTCGACAAAAATCTGGCCTGGATGATCGGTCAATCATTGCGTTGTTGCCTGGCAGCCGTCGGCAGGAGATTACGTCTATCCTGCCCACTATGCTTCAGGTAACCCGACAATTCCCTGACTACCAGTTTGTGGTTGGTACAGTCAGCAACTTACCCACTTCGCTGTATGACAGCCTGTTAGCTAACTATCCGAACATTAAGCGTGTAAATGATGCCGCTTATGATCTGCTGCATGTGTCGGTAGCGGCTCTGGTCACATCGGGAACGGCTACGCTCGAAACGGCACTGCTAACCATTCCACAGGTTGTTTGCTATAGAACCACGGGCATTTCGTACGCCATTGCCAAACGACTCATTGCGGTGCCGTTTATTTCGCTTGTTAATCTGATTGCGGGATACGAAGTTGTTAACGAGTTAATTCAGAACGATCTGACTCCCGAACGGACGGTAGCCGAATTAAAGCAGATTTTGCCGGGTGGTTCTAAACGGGCTGAGCAATTGGCGGGTTATGCTACCATTCAGCAGAAAATGGGTAGCGCTGGTGCCTCCGAACGGGCAGGCCAGTTGATGGTGGAGGCTTTAACATAG
- a CDS encoding LytR/AlgR family response regulator transcription factor, translating to MNALIVEDEELAVRKLQKLLQEVAPTLTVSGVTASIDDTVAWLENLRANGQPDPDLIFLDIELADGQSFEIFERTTVKSTVIFTTSYDEYALQAFKVNSIDYLLKPIQRDDLQRSLQKYEDLRSRSAVSPGLNIEKLLQQLQNQSTRDYRQRFLVRQGQRMLSVEVTDIAYFFTEDRYSFFTMYTGQKFLVDYTLDEIADALDPTRFFRINRGVIVTHQAVDQIQPYFGNRLALTLRPVFDKEALVSREKVSDFKYWMGK from the coding sequence ATGAATGCTCTGATAGTTGAAGATGAAGAATTAGCGGTTCGCAAGCTTCAGAAATTATTGCAGGAAGTAGCCCCGACACTAACCGTATCGGGTGTAACAGCTAGTATCGACGATACAGTAGCCTGGCTCGAAAACCTGCGGGCTAACGGACAGCCTGACCCGGATTTAATTTTTCTGGATATTGAGCTGGCCGATGGGCAAAGCTTCGAAATTTTTGAGCGAACGACCGTAAAAAGTACTGTCATATTTACAACGTCTTACGACGAGTACGCGCTTCAGGCGTTTAAAGTCAACAGTATCGATTATTTGTTGAAGCCCATCCAGCGTGATGATTTACAGCGTAGCCTTCAAAAGTATGAGGATCTGCGCAGCCGGTCGGCGGTCTCTCCTGGGCTGAACATTGAGAAACTGCTGCAACAGCTTCAGAACCAATCCACCCGCGACTATCGGCAGCGGTTTCTGGTGCGGCAGGGGCAACGGATGCTCTCTGTCGAGGTGACCGACATTGCTTATTTTTTCACCGAAGACCGATACAGTTTCTTTACCATGTACACGGGGCAGAAGTTTCTGGTCGACTATACGCTGGACGAAATTGCCGATGCGCTTGATCCCACCCGTTTCTTCCGTATCAACCGGGGGGTTATTGTAACCCATCAGGCCGTCGATCAGATTCAGCCCTATTTCGGAAACCGACTAGCGCTCACACTTCGGCCAGTTTTTGATAAAGAAGCCCTCGTCAGTCGCGAAAAAGTCAGCGATTTTAAGTACTGGATGGGGAAGTAA
- a CDS encoding sensor histidine kinase codes for MSTRSITPFDRARRWLRLTTRGGWSYVLLMPWFVPLITYFLVGEAYLQSLSTFLGATVFVWLLSTIAFIGHDWVADAIARRYPELSQTLVRAGLLCLAFIGLSTTFLTIYTWLFIRFRPFSSQLTYETVPAVFGFDLVAIFLLVGIYETSYSMYRWQQYQMNKEKLKKENLRGQLQGLRSQVNPHFLFNSLNSLSSLIAEEPKRAELFVDQMARVYRYMLQTNQRSGSAASSGRHPNKLVGPTALFSLQTPIGDESDELASLDEELAFIDSYFHLLKTRHGDGLQLNVQVADQYRQHQLPPLTLQLLVENAVKHNVILASRPLCIDILTTDQGNLVVRNNLQKKTSRSESVKMDSTQVGLNNIQAKYELLACPVPTIETGPEYFTITLPLLTKKQTNA; via the coding sequence ATGTCCACACGCAGCATAACCCCTTTTGATCGTGCACGCCGTTGGCTACGCCTAACGACGCGCGGAGGGTGGTCGTATGTGCTGCTGATGCCGTGGTTCGTTCCATTGATCACCTACTTCCTGGTGGGCGAAGCGTACCTGCAAAGCCTGTCAACGTTTCTGGGCGCTACCGTATTTGTTTGGCTTCTGTCGACGATAGCGTTCATCGGTCACGATTGGGTTGCCGATGCCATTGCTCGTCGTTATCCCGAACTAAGCCAGACACTCGTAAGGGCTGGGCTGCTCTGCCTGGCTTTTATCGGTCTTTCGACTACTTTTCTGACCATATACACGTGGCTGTTTATTCGATTCCGACCGTTCAGTTCGCAGTTGACTTACGAAACCGTGCCTGCCGTGTTTGGCTTCGATCTGGTGGCTATTTTTCTGCTGGTAGGTATTTATGAAACCTCTTATTCCATGTACCGCTGGCAGCAGTATCAGATGAATAAGGAAAAATTGAAGAAGGAAAATCTGAGGGGGCAGTTACAGGGTTTGCGAAGCCAGGTCAATCCGCATTTTCTGTTTAATAGCCTGAACTCCCTGTCGTCGCTCATTGCCGAGGAGCCCAAACGGGCCGAGCTTTTTGTCGATCAGATGGCCCGGGTGTATCGCTATATGCTTCAAACCAACCAGCGGTCTGGTTCGGCGGCTAGTTCCGGCCGACACCCAAATAAACTGGTCGGGCCAACGGCTCTGTTCAGCCTTCAAACGCCAATTGGTGACGAAAGCGATGAATTGGCATCCCTCGATGAAGAACTGGCCTTTATTGATTCCTACTTCCACTTGCTCAAAACCCGGCATGGTGATGGGCTGCAACTGAATGTACAGGTGGCTGATCAGTATCGACAACACCAGCTTCCCCCACTGACACTGCAACTGCTGGTCGAAAATGCCGTAAAGCATAATGTTATTCTGGCGAGCCGACCTTTATGCATCGACATTCTGACAACCGATCAGGGCAACCTAGTGGTTCGAAACAATCTTCAAAAGAAAACCAGCCGCTCAGAATCGGTGAAGATGGATTCCACTCAAGTCGGTTTGAACAATATTCAGGCTAAATACGAACTTCTGGCCTGTCCGGTGCCTACGATTGAAACGGGACCAGAATATTTTACGATAACATTACCGCTGCTGACGAAAAAACAAACAAACGCATGA
- a CDS encoding sensor histidine kinase has translation MMPVLFPIGNYYFIGPSYFSNPTRFLVGTVLVFGLYWLSIVTLTSTVWWAIRRYPAAHQTIRRSLVMLVSVLGLTIGLAILDVWVYSLVPVTGVQFSWASVRPIWLLGAIFDVFLCVALGLFYTYARWKQDMTESEQLQRVSLQHQYDTLKGQLNPHFLFNALNSLSVLISEDPQQAERFVDKLAVVYRYMLQADRRNGQPVTRTLGELATLQAELNFIQAYTDLLAVRYGQSLQIQLPSLVNSNYTAYTLPTLSVQTLVDNAIKFNAMSATHPLWIVITITDTGWVQVSNNRQARSVRLETGGAGLGSLAAKYRLLTEKAIRVDADEAQFRVELPLLTPNLV, from the coding sequence ATGATGCCTGTTCTATTTCCAATTGGTAATTACTACTTCATTGGGCCTTCGTATTTCAGCAACCCGACAAGATTCCTTGTCGGAACAGTCCTTGTATTTGGCTTATACTGGCTCTCCATTGTTACGTTGACCTCTACTGTATGGTGGGCCATACGACGCTATCCGGCAGCCCACCAAACCATTCGTCGCTCATTAGTGATGCTGGTGAGTGTGTTAGGGTTAACGATCGGATTGGCTATTCTTGATGTGTGGGTATATAGCCTGGTTCCGGTAACGGGGGTGCAATTTAGTTGGGCTTCTGTGCGGCCCATCTGGCTATTAGGCGCTATTTTCGATGTATTTCTGTGTGTAGCACTCGGGTTATTTTACACCTATGCTCGCTGGAAACAGGATATGACCGAAAGTGAGCAGTTGCAGCGGGTTTCCTTGCAGCACCAGTATGACACCCTCAAAGGGCAGTTGAATCCGCACTTTTTGTTCAATGCGCTCAACTCGTTATCGGTGCTGATCAGTGAAGACCCCCAACAGGCTGAGCGATTTGTTGATAAACTGGCCGTTGTGTACCGATATATGCTACAGGCCGACCGGCGTAATGGACAGCCTGTGACCCGAACCCTTGGAGAGTTGGCCACGCTACAGGCTGAATTGAATTTTATTCAGGCTTATACCGACCTGCTGGCCGTTCGTTATGGCCAGAGTCTTCAGATTCAACTACCTTCTCTGGTAAATAGCAACTACACCGCTTATACATTACCCACACTTAGTGTACAGACGCTGGTCGATAACGCCATTAAATTCAATGCCATGTCGGCTACACATCCGTTATGGATTGTCATTACGATTACGGATACAGGTTGGGTGCAGGTCTCCAACAATCGACAGGCCCGGTCAGTCCGATTGGAAACGGGTGGGGCAGGTTTAGGTAGCCTGGCGGCCAAATATCGCTTATTAACGGAGAAAGCCATTAGGGTTGACGCGGATGAGGCACAGTTTCGAGTCGAATTACCCTTGTTAACCCCTAATCTGGTATGA
- a CDS encoding sensor histidine kinase gives MLQTGYQRLTTFFSKWELWYHALVMPIIFPIGLYYLIGPVFLSDWRVFVAGLLIGIINYAWAVVVLTLLVRQIIARFPDVKQTVARTLVMLGLILILTVLITTAVLFQFSLIPWFGTQFNWPTIHALFLLDVIFDVFLCITLNAFYAYRQWSNDQTENEQLRQATYQNQLDALKMQINPHFLFNSLTSLSSLIGENRQQASQFVDELSKVYRYLLQANHHELVPLQQELDFITSYGHLLQTRYGASLQISYQIDGNYLDASLPALTLQALIDNAMKHNSMAINHPLIIRIQTMPEGKLLVQNSLHRKTNKVEQIQARLTNLVNRYRSLGNGDLEIEETSTHFGVRIPLLAHSVQATY, from the coding sequence ATGCTCCAAACTGGTTATCAACGGCTGACTACCTTCTTTTCGAAATGGGAGCTTTGGTATCATGCGTTAGTGATGCCCATCATATTCCCCATTGGGCTTTATTATTTAATCGGTCCGGTATTTTTGTCTGATTGGCGTGTCTTTGTCGCTGGCCTTCTGATTGGCATCATCAATTATGCCTGGGCCGTAGTTGTGTTGACCTTACTGGTACGCCAGATCATTGCCCGCTTTCCCGACGTAAAGCAAACCGTTGCCCGAACCCTGGTCATGCTGGGTCTGATACTGATCCTGACCGTGCTCATTACCACAGCCGTCCTGTTTCAGTTTAGCCTGATTCCCTGGTTTGGTACGCAGTTCAACTGGCCCACGATCCATGCGTTATTCTTGCTGGATGTTATTTTCGATGTTTTCCTCTGCATTACGCTCAATGCGTTTTACGCGTACCGGCAGTGGTCAAACGACCAGACCGAAAATGAGCAGCTTCGGCAGGCCACCTATCAGAACCAGCTTGATGCCTTGAAAATGCAGATCAATCCGCACTTTCTGTTTAATAGCCTGACGTCGCTTTCGTCGCTTATTGGCGAAAACCGCCAGCAAGCCAGCCAATTTGTTGACGAGCTTTCGAAAGTATATCGATACCTGTTGCAGGCCAATCATCATGAGTTGGTACCCCTCCAGCAGGAACTGGATTTTATTACGAGCTATGGGCATTTGCTTCAGACTCGTTACGGTGCCAGTTTACAGATTTCCTATCAGATTGATGGCAACTATCTCGACGCCAGCCTGCCTGCGTTAACGCTACAGGCCCTGATCGACAATGCTATGAAACACAATAGCATGGCGATCAATCATCCCCTGATTATTCGGATACAAACGATGCCTGAAGGGAAATTACTGGTTCAGAATAGTTTACATCGTAAAACCAATAAGGTCGAACAAATTCAGGCCAGACTGACAAACCTGGTAAACCGATACCGTTCACTGGGCAACGGCGACCTGGAAATTGAAGAAACAAGTACGCATTTTGGGGTCCGTATCCCTTTGTTAGCTCATTCTGTACAAGCGACCTATTAG
- a CDS encoding sensor histidine kinase yields MIQSVAAFYRRLPHVRPQTQWHFLLLFPWFIPLLTYWVIGDQYWSDVKTFIPATVLNLAIAGTCLFTLDQLTQHVIRRYPDLDQTWQRVWRLLAAFMLVTPCFVFGTIGLYGHFHLFGYTYDATALPISRIALINILANLLSVSIDESTYSLKKWRENTFEKEQLKKINIQSQLESLKSQVNPHFLFNSLNTLSSLIDDDPEKAEEFVDQMANVYRYLLQTNAGSLTTLQTELSFIQSYFHLLKTRYGAGIFLSVDVAPRYTNFLLPPLTLQMLVENAVKHNVILASKPLAIDIKTTDDGQLLVLNNLQRKTGRVLSNQVGLSNITAKYRLLTHTTPVVSDDGYYFMVLLPLLSPAKAL; encoded by the coding sequence ATGATTCAGTCCGTTGCGGCTTTCTATCGGCGTCTACCGCACGTTCGTCCCCAGACTCAGTGGCATTTTCTGCTGTTGTTTCCCTGGTTTATTCCCCTTCTAACCTACTGGGTCATAGGCGATCAATACTGGTCGGATGTAAAGACGTTTATCCCAGCGACGGTATTAAACCTGGCCATTGCAGGCACCTGTCTGTTTACACTCGATCAACTTACTCAGCACGTCATTCGTCGTTATCCCGACCTTGACCAGACCTGGCAGCGAGTCTGGAGATTATTGGCGGCTTTTATGCTGGTAACGCCCTGTTTCGTTTTTGGCACAATTGGACTTTACGGACATTTTCATTTGTTTGGCTATACCTACGACGCTACGGCCTTACCCATTAGCCGTATTGCGCTGATCAACATCCTGGCGAATTTATTATCGGTAAGTATCGACGAAAGCACTTATTCCCTAAAAAAATGGCGGGAGAATACTTTTGAGAAGGAGCAGTTGAAAAAAATCAATATTCAGAGTCAGTTGGAAAGCCTGAAGAGCCAGGTAAATCCCCATTTTCTATTCAATAGCCTGAATACACTATCGTCGCTAATTGACGACGATCCTGAAAAGGCTGAAGAATTTGTCGATCAGATGGCGAATGTATATCGATACCTGCTGCAGACCAATGCGGGCTCACTCACGACGCTGCAAACGGAATTGTCGTTTATTCAATCCTACTTCCACCTGCTAAAAACTCGCTACGGGGCTGGTATTTTTTTAAGCGTCGATGTAGCCCCCCGCTATACCAACTTCCTGCTTCCTCCGCTCACATTACAGATGCTGGTCGAAAATGCCGTCAAACACAATGTCATTCTGGCCAGTAAACCGCTTGCTATCGATATCAAAACCACAGACGACGGCCAGCTTCTGGTACTGAACAATCTTCAGCGAAAAACCGGACGGGTTCTCTCCAATCAGGTCGGCCTGTCGAACATAACCGCCAAATATCGACTCCTTACGCACACCACGCCCGTCGTTTCCGACGACGGGTACTATTTCATGGTGCTCCTGCCCTTACTCAGCCCGGCAAAAGCCCTCTAA
- a CDS encoding ankyrin repeat domain-containing protein: protein MKTITLINWVIVGIYAILILVVLIPSTSQQDAAGKGMAAGLIFLGFVFLALLSGLNLLPYSFARITAMVLGGLPLILVLINLVVSPMISGWRQNTYEAEDIARQNGSFYFQDKSRQQVAAAIAAQNINDLKAALEKPLPMLNESGVEHTTLLDFAAFQAMQNLSPQSLNVMELLIEKGATFENTDSLHTPTPFRIMEGPTELLAWCLANGANPDMTDEKGQPLLLAALYSGNEHTDKTKKVALLLDRGADPNAKSPHNELTIETSPLIFAVDNELWEIGNLLLDKGAIPDYVTQGDRTALNVLSYRESGYTKHGQHLPTELLAFKDRLIEKLAQK, encoded by the coding sequence ATGAAAACGATCACACTTATCAATTGGGTCATTGTTGGTATCTATGCCATCTTAATCCTGGTTGTGTTAATACCTTCCACATCGCAACAAGACGCAGCCGGAAAGGGCATGGCAGCCGGACTTATCTTTCTGGGTTTTGTTTTCCTGGCCTTACTCTCGGGTTTAAATCTCCTCCCCTACTCGTTCGCCCGAATTACGGCGATGGTTCTGGGCGGACTACCCCTCATTCTGGTTTTAATCAACCTGGTCGTCAGCCCGATGATTTCAGGCTGGCGCCAAAACACTTATGAGGCCGAGGATATAGCTCGTCAGAATGGGTCTTTTTATTTTCAGGATAAAAGCCGTCAGCAGGTGGCAGCAGCCATTGCGGCCCAGAATATCAATGATCTCAAAGCCGCTCTTGAAAAACCGCTGCCAATGCTCAATGAGTCGGGGGTTGAGCATACTACTTTGCTGGATTTCGCTGCCTTTCAGGCCATGCAGAACTTGTCTCCCCAAAGTTTGAACGTTATGGAGCTACTGATTGAAAAAGGAGCCACGTTCGAAAATACAGATAGCCTGCATACGCCTACGCCCTTTCGGATCATGGAAGGCCCAACCGAGCTGTTGGCCTGGTGTTTAGCAAATGGCGCGAACCCTGACATGACAGACGAAAAAGGGCAACCACTGCTGCTTGCGGCTTTGTATTCGGGCAATGAACATACTGATAAAACCAAAAAGGTAGCGCTGTTACTGGATCGAGGTGCTGATCCAAATGCTAAATCACCTCACAACGAACTGACCATCGAAACATCACCCCTGATTTTTGCCGTTGACAATGAATTATGGGAAATCGGCAACCTACTTCTGGACAAAGGCGCGATTCCTGATTATGTGACTCAGGGTGACCGAACAGCCTTAAACGTGCTCAGCTACAGAGAGTCGGGCTATACAAAGCATGGGCAACATCTGCCTACTGAACTGCTTGCCTTTAAAGACCGCCTGATTGAAAAGCTGGCCCAAAAATGA
- a CDS encoding sensor histidine kinase codes for MTYEAWSPLFLGMVLAMLLANSVQWFMYRERIYGIYSVYTLIWAIYFTINHFSLPYNISNFYKLILSYSGYILYLELAKIFLNLKDRPRFLRWVIIVQGLLVAYCVVKTYIYLFTDFWQTKLHTILLQPVRFALLSVGAYIVYSFFRSKDVVARFFVAGTASLLVNHAITTILLIHSPNISVDLPFWQHPDLFVQTGVVLDLIFFSLGISYRHRREAVNKAVVEKELEREREQHHREFLEADLALRKMQQEKTEMQMRALQSQINPHFLFNGLNTLSSLIDENPGQAGEFVDELSKVYRYLLRSNDAELTTLGVELSFISSYFHLLKTRFGSSVRLDVDVDESYKDSLLPPLTLQLLVENAVKHNVVLRQTPLHIRIRTTPAQQLIVENTLQRKTIRVESNGVGLSNIADKYKLLNQSAPRIEEQNGWFQVTLPLLMPQSVTASIVTES; via the coding sequence ATGACGTACGAAGCCTGGTCTCCGCTCTTTCTGGGCATGGTACTGGCCATGTTATTGGCCAATTCGGTGCAATGGTTTATGTACCGGGAGCGCATCTATGGCATTTATTCGGTGTACACGCTGATCTGGGCAATCTATTTCACGATCAACCATTTCTCGTTACCCTACAATATTTCCAACTTCTATAAGCTGATTCTCTCCTACTCCGGCTACATCCTTTACCTTGAACTGGCCAAAATCTTTCTGAACCTGAAAGATCGGCCCCGGTTTCTTCGCTGGGTCATTATTGTGCAGGGCCTGCTGGTCGCTTATTGTGTCGTAAAGACCTATATCTACCTGTTTACGGATTTCTGGCAGACTAAACTCCATACCATTCTGCTACAGCCAGTTCGCTTTGCGCTGCTATCAGTTGGTGCCTACATCGTGTACTCGTTTTTCCGGTCCAAAGATGTGGTCGCACGTTTCTTTGTGGCGGGTACGGCTTCCTTATTAGTCAACCACGCCATTACAACAATCCTGCTGATTCATTCGCCTAACATCAGTGTCGATTTACCGTTCTGGCAGCATCCTGATCTGTTCGTTCAGACGGGCGTTGTCCTCGACTTAATCTTTTTCTCGCTGGGCATTTCGTATCGACATCGGCGGGAAGCCGTCAATAAAGCCGTTGTGGAAAAGGAACTGGAACGCGAACGGGAACAACACCATCGTGAATTTCTGGAGGCTGACCTGGCCTTACGGAAAATGCAGCAGGAAAAAACGGAGATGCAAATGCGGGCTTTGCAGAGTCAGATTAATCCGCACTTCCTGTTTAACGGCCTCAATACCCTATCATCGCTGATCGATGAAAATCCGGGTCAGGCGGGTGAGTTTGTCGACGAACTGTCGAAGGTATACCGCTATTTATTGCGAAGCAACGACGCTGAACTGACCACCCTGGGTGTTGAGCTGAGTTTTATTAGCTCGTACTTCCACCTGCTCAAAACGCGGTTTGGCAGCTCGGTTCGTTTAGACGTCGATGTTGACGAAAGCTATAAAGATTCCCTACTTCCTCCCCTGACGCTCCAGCTATTGGTCGAAAACGCAGTCAAGCATAACGTTGTACTTCGCCAAACGCCACTCCATATCCGCATTCGAACAACCCCGGCCCAGCAGTTGATCGTAGAAAACACCCTGCAACGAAAAACGATCCGAGTAGAATCGAACGGGGTAGGGTTGTCGAATATTGCCGATAAGTACAAGTTGTTGAATCAGTCCGCCCCACGCATTGAAGAGCAGAATGGCTGGTTTCAGGTTACTCTCCCCCTACTGATGCCGCAATCAGTTACAGCCAGTATCGTCACGGAATCGTAA
- a CDS encoding UDP-glucuronic acid decarboxylase family protein: MKRVLITGGAGFLGSHLCDRFIKEGYHVIAMDNLITGDIRNIEHLFHLPNFEFYHHDVSKFIHVPGQLDYILHFASPASPIDYLKIPIQTLKVGSLGIHNCLGLARVKNARVLIASTSEVYGDPTVHPQNEEYWGNVNPVGPRGVYDEAKRFQEAMTMAYHTYHGVETRIVRIFNTYGPRMRLNDGRVLPAFIGQALRGEDLTVFGDGSQTRSFCYVDDLVEGIYRLLLSDYAYPVNIGNPSEITIKEFGEEIIKLTGTNQRLIFKDLPKDDPKQRQPDITKAKAILGWEPKVSRAEGLRITYDYFKSLPEEELYRAAYHREFVKK, translated from the coding sequence ATGAAGCGTGTACTGATCACCGGCGGGGCCGGATTTCTCGGATCGCACCTTTGCGATCGGTTTATTAAGGAAGGCTATCATGTGATTGCCATGGATAACCTCATCACTGGGGACATCCGCAACATTGAGCATTTATTCCACCTGCCCAATTTCGAGTTTTATCACCACGATGTATCCAAATTCATCCATGTGCCGGGTCAACTGGACTACATTCTGCACTTTGCCTCGCCAGCCAGCCCGATCGACTACCTTAAAATCCCGATCCAAACGCTGAAAGTAGGATCGCTGGGTATTCATAACTGTCTAGGATTGGCGCGGGTAAAAAATGCCCGGGTGCTGATTGCGTCTACATCGGAAGTGTATGGCGACCCAACCGTTCATCCTCAGAATGAAGAGTACTGGGGCAATGTTAACCCTGTGGGCCCTCGGGGTGTGTACGACGAAGCAAAGCGGTTTCAGGAAGCCATGACCATGGCGTATCATACTTACCATGGGGTGGAAACCCGTATCGTTCGGATTTTCAATACCTATGGTCCGCGTATGCGTCTGAACGACGGTCGGGTGTTGCCGGCGTTTATCGGGCAGGCACTACGGGGTGAAGACCTGACCGTGTTTGGTGATGGCAGTCAGACGCGTTCATTCTGCTACGTTGACGATCTGGTCGAAGGAATTTATCGGTTGTTGCTGAGCGATTATGCCTACCCAGTCAACATCGGAAACCCATCTGAAATTACCATCAAGGAATTCGGTGAGGAAATCATTAAACTAACAGGTACCAATCAGCGACTGATTTTTAAAGATCTGCCTAAGGACGATCCGAAACAGCGCCAGCCCGATATTACCAAGGCAAAAGCGATTCTGGGCTGGGAGCCAAAAGTCTCACGGGCAGAGGGTTTACGCATCACCTACGACTATTTCAAGAGCCTTCCCGAAGAAGAGTTGTACCGGGCGGCTTATCATCGTGAGTTTGTGAAGAAGTAA